Proteins encoded within one genomic window of bacterium:
- a CDS encoding ABC transporter permease, producing MLREYLRLAFKTLGNNRLRATLTVLSITIGVAAVILLTSLAQSGLATLVRGIEDMGGTRFIMVMAETPKKAAKKQGNYLKGLTYADARALEGRLPHVEHLTPLDTQPSSPVRRPGQSEKLTDLVGTSEAFVGAYRMTLEAGRDLTAADLATRARVCVVGDKLAEKLFPGQEAVGQELVLKGDRYRVVGRLAFNAKGGASMGFDWNDLAIAPITVTSPSGRLSFFSLTSTDPAHNQAIIDRANAVLMLRHHDVDDFQFLDFGGMLKGFYSVFYGMILVVGLIAGMSLVIGGVGIMNIMLVAVTERKREIGLRKAVGATGRSIMGQFLVEAILLSLSGAAAGALIGVGGAQLAALVGPLINKGWVGVVSQQAIVLSVLSSAGIGLFFGWYPAKQAAALDPILCLRSE from the coding sequence ATGCTGCGCGAGTACCTGCGCCTGGCGTTCAAGACCCTCGGGAACAACCGCCTGCGCGCGACCCTGACGGTCCTGAGCATCACCATCGGGGTGGCGGCGGTCATCCTCCTGACCAGCCTCGCCCAGAGCGGGCTTGCGACGCTGGTGCGCGGCATCGAGGACATGGGCGGCACCCGCTTCATCATGGTCATGGCCGAGACCCCCAAGAAGGCGGCCAAGAAGCAGGGCAACTACCTCAAGGGCCTGACCTACGCCGACGCGCGGGCCCTGGAGGGGCGCCTGCCCCACGTGGAGCACCTGACCCCGCTCGACACTCAGCCGTCGAGCCCCGTTCGCCGACCCGGCCAGTCGGAGAAGCTCACCGACCTGGTGGGGACGAGCGAGGCCTTCGTGGGGGCCTACCGCATGACCCTCGAGGCGGGACGAGACCTCACGGCTGCGGACCTTGCGACCCGCGCGCGGGTCTGCGTGGTGGGCGACAAGCTCGCCGAGAAGCTCTTCCCCGGCCAGGAGGCCGTCGGCCAAGAGCTGGTGCTCAAGGGCGATCGCTACCGGGTGGTGGGGCGCCTCGCTTTCAACGCCAAGGGCGGGGCGAGCATGGGCTTCGACTGGAACGATCTTGCGATCGCGCCCATCACCGTCACCTCCCCGAGCGGGCGCCTTTCCTTCTTCAGCCTCACCTCGACCGACCCTGCTCACAACCAAGCGATCATCGACCGGGCCAACGCCGTCCTGATGCTGCGTCACCACGACGTGGACGACTTCCAGTTCCTGGACTTCGGGGGCATGCTCAAGGGCTTCTACTCGGTCTTCTACGGCATGATTCTGGTGGTTGGCCTGATCGCGGGGATGAGCCTCGTCATCGGCGGGGTGGGCATCATGAACATCATGCTGGTCGCCGTCACCGAGCGAAAGCGCGAGATCGGCCTGCGCAAGGCCGTCGGCGCCACGGGCCGCTCCATCATGGGCCAGTTCCTGGTCGAGGCCATTCTCCTGAGCCTCTCGGGCGCTGCGGCCGGCGCCTTGATCGGGGTGGGGGGCGCGCAGCTCGCGGCCCTCGTCGGACCCTTGATCAACAAGGGCTGGGTCGGCGTGGTCAGCCAGCAAGCGATCGTGCTCTCCGTCCTCTCGTCGGCGGGGATCGGCCTGTTCTTCGGCTGGTATCCGGCCAAACAGGCCGCTGCCCTCGACCCGATCCTCTGCCTGCGTTCGGAGTGA
- a CDS encoding ABC transporter permease, translated as MTFLDELKSVLATLAAHRMRAFLTLLGIILGVGTLVLLSSVVEGSGKFMERRLMEASGDDVITLSKRWSDEASGKTTHALDRFDARALSHAPHLSGAQVLSLSSMTVAWGTRWGQQTYVVGTVPAALSFYGLEVDKGRFLVQGDVWNRSKVAVLGPKAGSKLLAGVADPLGAEVKLKGQRFRVVGVLRPKPTMGAGPFRTWDESVLVPETAFADRLAQSKELNQIVVKAPPTVLERLGLAHVVYAVRAIVLSRHHGIQNFRVSDPLEKGQSQAIAKLIVGGLEGAIALVCLVVGGINVMNIMLVTVAQRTREIGLRLAVGATKASIRRQFLTEAAILSGLGGLLGVAGGTLIAWLLSLGLTMAFGYWPFVFMPVQAAVGFAAALVTGVVFGWYPARKASDLSPIDCLRYE; from the coding sequence ATGACCTTTCTCGACGAACTCAAGAGCGTGCTCGCCACCCTCGCCGCCCATCGCATGAGGGCTTTCTTGACCCTGCTCGGGATCATCCTCGGGGTGGGCACCCTCGTGCTCCTCTCGAGCGTGGTCGAAGGCTCGGGCAAGTTCATGGAGCGCCGCTTGATGGAGGCGTCGGGCGATGACGTGATCACCCTCTCCAAGCGCTGGAGCGACGAGGCGAGCGGCAAGACGACCCACGCGCTCGATCGCTTTGACGCGCGCGCCCTCTCGCACGCTCCGCACCTGTCGGGGGCCCAGGTCTTGAGCCTGTCGTCCATGACCGTGGCCTGGGGCACGCGTTGGGGGCAGCAGACCTACGTGGTGGGCACGGTCCCGGCGGCGCTCTCCTTCTACGGCCTCGAGGTGGACAAGGGGCGCTTCCTCGTGCAGGGTGACGTCTGGAACCGCAGCAAGGTGGCGGTGCTCGGTCCCAAGGCTGGTTCGAAGCTCCTGGCAGGCGTGGCCGACCCGCTGGGGGCCGAAGTCAAGCTCAAGGGGCAGCGCTTCCGGGTGGTCGGCGTCCTGAGGCCCAAGCCCACCATGGGGGCGGGGCCCTTCCGAACCTGGGACGAGAGCGTGCTCGTGCCGGAGACGGCTTTCGCGGATCGCCTCGCCCAGTCCAAGGAGCTCAACCAGATCGTCGTGAAGGCCCCGCCCACCGTACTCGAACGCCTGGGCCTCGCGCACGTGGTCTACGCCGTGCGGGCCATCGTCCTCTCGCGTCACCACGGCATCCAGAACTTCCGGGTGTCGGACCCCTTGGAGAAGGGCCAGAGCCAGGCCATCGCGAAGCTGATCGTCGGCGGGCTGGAGGGGGCGATCGCGCTGGTCTGCCTGGTGGTCGGCGGCATCAACGTCATGAACATCATGCTCGTCACGGTGGCCCAGCGCACCCGTGAGATCGGCCTGCGCCTCGCCGTGGGCGCCACCAAGGCGAGCATCCGCCGGCAGTTCTTGACCGAAGCGGCCATCCTCTCGGGGCTCGGGGGCCTCTTGGGCGTGGCGGGGGGCACCTTGATCGCATGGCTCCTGTCCCTCGGCCTCACCATGGCCTTCGGCTACTGGCCCTTCGTGTTCATGCCGGTACAGGCCGCCGTGGGCTTCGCCGCCGCCCTGGTGACGGGGGTGGTCTTCGGGTGGTACCCGGCACGAAAGGCCTCCGACCTTTCGCCCATCGATTGCCTGAGATACGAGTGA
- a CDS encoding efflux RND transporter periplasmic adaptor subunit: protein MAFPVKTVAVLGVVVALGAGAATFASINKGKKNAEPHAKVERGALRVVVSETGTVQPLTKVEIKSKVAGQVAKLLVDVGQKVEKGQLLIQLDTTDMERERARAAADRDQAAARLALLKAGSRREELTEARAQVSQQEAAFARAEADYRRSEEALKAGTITPREAESARSDYFAAKAQLDASRARLAKIKAGPRLEEIAEAKAQLARAEVALKATEDQLSYASIRSPMAGTVIKRGIEVGEMVSPGVSATAQGTSMLTVADLDRLIIASSLNQIDVGKVRKGQKVEVRVDSAPGKVFTGEIRKVAPAAEASKDGQSTIQTFPIETILAGTDADALKPGMSADLDVLVTNKEGALYLPVEAVIRGKGLSGSVTLPAKEKGAKPATASVTLGLATDTQIEILSGLVEGQEVLIKPAPSADNTMKF, encoded by the coding sequence GTGGCCTTTCCCGTCAAAACCGTCGCCGTCCTGGGCGTCGTCGTCGCCCTGGGCGCCGGAGCCGCCACCTTCGCCTCGATCAACAAGGGCAAGAAGAACGCCGAGCCTCACGCCAAGGTCGAGCGCGGCGCCTTGCGGGTGGTCGTTTCCGAAACCGGCACCGTCCAGCCCCTGACCAAGGTCGAGATCAAGAGCAAGGTCGCAGGCCAGGTCGCCAAGCTCCTGGTGGACGTGGGCCAGAAGGTCGAGAAGGGCCAGCTCCTCATCCAGCTCGACACCACCGACATGGAGCGCGAGCGGGCGCGTGCCGCGGCCGACCGGGATCAGGCCGCTGCGCGCCTCGCCCTGCTCAAGGCCGGCTCGCGCCGCGAAGAACTGACCGAGGCCCGAGCCCAGGTGAGCCAGCAGGAAGCCGCCTTCGCGCGGGCCGAGGCCGACTATCGTCGTAGCGAAGAGGCCCTCAAGGCGGGCACCATCACCCCGCGCGAGGCCGAGAGCGCGCGTAGCGACTACTTCGCCGCCAAGGCCCAGCTCGACGCTTCTCGGGCGCGCCTCGCCAAAATCAAGGCTGGCCCCCGTCTTGAGGAGATCGCCGAGGCCAAGGCCCAGCTCGCGCGGGCTGAGGTGGCCCTCAAGGCCACCGAGGACCAGCTCTCCTACGCCTCGATCCGCTCGCCCATGGCGGGCACGGTGATCAAGCGCGGCATCGAGGTCGGCGAGATGGTCTCACCCGGCGTCTCGGCCACGGCCCAGGGGACCAGCATGCTCACCGTCGCCGATCTGGACCGCTTGATCATCGCGAGCAGCCTCAACCAGATCGACGTGGGCAAGGTTCGCAAGGGCCAGAAGGTCGAGGTGCGGGTCGACTCGGCGCCTGGCAAGGTCTTCACCGGCGAGATCCGCAAGGTGGCGCCTGCGGCCGAGGCGAGCAAGGACGGCCAGAGCACCATCCAGACCTTCCCCATCGAGACCATCCTCGCGGGCACCGACGCCGACGCCCTCAAGCCCGGCATGTCGGCGGACCTGGACGTGCTGGTCACGAACAAGGAGGGCGCCCTCTACCTGCCCGTCGAGGCGGTGATACGGGGCAAGGGCCTTTCGGGCTCGGTGACGCTGCCGGCCAAGGAGAAGGGTGCCAAGCCCGCGACCGCTTCGGTCACCCTGGGGCTTGCGACCGACACCCAGATCGAAATCCTCTCGGGCCTCGTCGAGGGCCAGGAGGTCCTCATCAAGCCAGCGCCTTCGGCCGACAACACGATGAAGTTCTAG